GGGAGACCCTACAGTCTTCCATTTCCAAAAAAGTGCAGAAAGCATACAAAGACACTTTtttttatatctctctctttttttcagatGATGCAAAAGTCTCTCTTTGACattgggggaaggggagggggtgtgCCACAGTTAAAAAGAAAGCCACTTGTACAATGCCAGCTACAGGAAATGATTTGAAATTACAAACATAAGCTTTACAGAAGATTATGGAACATGGAACAGGTAATATTGATGATTAATTAAAGAGGTTGGAAATACATGGCAGAGATTATACCAATAAATACAGTACTTACTTACAGACTAGAGCAGAGAATTGTCCTGCACAGTTGGGTGTACTGTACAGTTGGATGGTCTCGTTGAATGTCGGTgaactctttttttttgtatttcacaATATATGGTAGGTTATATTCCTGAAAATGTATTTGGGTATTTGCCTGTACACCTACATTTATGTGTATTCAATTCTGGACATtaaaaaaatagatttttttgcAGTTTTATGTCAGAACGCATCTACTTTGTTCCTTGATGCAGGTTCAGAGAGCATTTCTTTTTTCTGTAATGTCATGTAGCTTTGAAAAAAAAGTAACACAGTCGGGCACACCCCATTTCTGATCCTTTtttcctttcattcattcattcatcctttctttctttcttttctttttttaaagttgtTGAATACTGTGCCAAGGCACCCGTCTTTTTAAGCCAGCACAATACATTGGGGGGAAATGCTTGATATCTCTTTATAGATAAATGTTCAAAACTGGCTGAATGTTGTTTGTTTCTCAAGAACTTCGAGGTAGTCTGGCTCAACTTGGAGTTTAGCCTTTAGTTCCAAATACTCGTTTCTGTTGGGCTCCACATAAACAGTACTAGGTGTGGTTCCGTACAGCATAGTTTCTCGTATTCTGTCGGGGTGCAAGTATTGACGTCTAACGTCAAAGTTTGCGTTGTACGTCGTGTAGGGGGCAGGTCCAGTGTACTTGTACTCGTAGGTGCTGCCCGGGGTCATCGCTGGCGATTTGCCCGGCTCGAGTATTCCACTGAAAAAGTGCTCAGCGTCCTGCACGGGAGAGGGGTTATTATCGCGAGGCTCGATGGTACTCACGCTGTAGCTAGGGCTGCGCATCATGCTGCTACACTCCCGCTCATCGTCCGCCGTGCTCCGGTACGTCCCCTTGAGCTCATGAAAGTCACGGTAATCCTCCACCGCGTTGCCCTCCCTTGACCTGTAGATGGGGTTCTTGCACATGTGGCCCAGGGGTTGGGGGATATACTCGTACACGTGCCCGGCAGGGGCCTTGCCCTTGGGGACGGTGCGGTTGCTGTACAGGCTGTACTGGAGGTTAAAGGAGCTGACGTCCGAGTTGTTGGTGCTGGTGCGGTCGCTCTGGGACTTTTTGCGCCGCTTCATCACCACCACGAACAGCCCGGCCGCCACGAAAACAGACATAATGAAGACGAGTAGCAGGCTGAGGATGAGCACCGACAGGGGGACGGTGCTGGAGGGTGGGTGGTAGGACTGGGAGGTCTCCATGGTGGTCACACTGACCAAGGGCTCCTCCGACGGGGAGCTCACAGTGGACACGACGATATTATCCGAGTAATCGAGACAAAGTTGGTCGGCCAGCACATGCCTTAAGTCCTGCCCCGTCAGTCGTTTGGGGCTCTCGCAGACGACATCATTGACAACCGTGCCCATGTTGAGCTGCTCCAGCCAGATCTTCATCCCCACGGCTTCGCAGGAGCACTCCCACGGGTTCTCAAAGAGGTCGATCTGCACCAGGGACTTGAGCTGATCCAGCACACCACTCACAGGCAAGTTCTGAAAGTGGTTGCTGCGCAAATTGAGCCGTGACAAGGACAGACTGGAAAAGACGCCCCCTGGCAAGGTCTTCAGAAGGTTGTTGTTGAGAAATAGCAGCTGGAGGTTTGGCAGAAACCTGAAGCTGCCCCCAACAATCTCTTTGATTTTGTTGTACTCTAAGTACAGATACTGCAAACTCTGCAGCCCGAAAAACATGTCTGCTGTGAGACGGTCGATTAAGTTGCCATTCAAGTACAGCCTACGCAACTGAGTTAAATCCCCAAAAGCTCTGTCGTGTATGACTGCTATCCGATTGTTTCCCAGGTGCAGCAAATCCAATCCTGTGGCCTCTACGAAATCCGATCTGCGCACCACGGGGATGTAATTCCCTGTGAGGTACAACTTTTTGGGATTGTATGGCTTGGGCTTAAGATCTGATATGCTCTCAATTTTTCTTTCCTGGCAGTTGACATTTAGCCCAAGGTCAGATATTTGCAGATTGCATGTGCAGGTGACGGGACAGTCCAAAGGCACAGGGGCTTTGGTCTGAAAGGCGATGATGGGCCCATAGTTGTAAGGGTTGGAGGCGATGCGGGAGGTGGGCTTTGTCCGGGTTTTGTTGGGGGGACGAGTGCCCTTGGTGGGCCTCGATGAGGACCTAAACACCCCCGAAGAGGTGGCAGAGGTGGTCACAGCTGCAGGAGTGGTCTGAAAGAATCCACTGGTGCTTAGGGGTGGCGGTGGGCGCATTTCATATTCAGAGACAGGTCGACGAGGACACAGTTCCTGCTTTGAGACCTCGTCAAGGTCCCTGCCGTGCAGGCGAAAAGGCGTCTCGCATATCACCTCTCCAACCAGAGCTGTGTAGGCTATGCTCTCCAGCCAGGCCTTGAGGGCGATGAGCTCACACGAGCAATTCCACGGGTTCTCCTCGAGTTGTAATTCCACAACGTTGCCCATATGTTCCAGCAGGCCCATGTAGGGGAACATTTTCAAACGGTTCCCCCTCAGATCCAGGTGTGTCAACGGTACATTTCGGAAAATGTTAGAGGGCAGCAATGACAACAAGTTGTCATTCAAAATCAGTACAGTGAGATGGTGAAGTCTGCTCAGAGAAGTAGGATCTATGTTACTAATATAATTATAATCAATCTGAAGGTATTCCAGACTCTCTAGCCCTGTGAAGGTGTCATCCCTAAGGATGTCTATTTTGTTATTGTTAAGGTGCAATCTCTTGAGACCCTGGAGTCCATTGAAAGCTCCGGTCTCAATCTCTGATATGTCA
The Engraulis encrasicolus isolate BLACKSEA-1 chromosome 12, IST_EnEncr_1.0, whole genome shotgun sequence DNA segment above includes these coding regions:
- the LOC134460305 gene encoding SLIT and NTRK-like protein 5 produces the protein MKMHIWIAKIILLVVASLNLVEMYDNYGEICRKLCTCEEKEGVLSVSCENRGIVRLTEIAPVHFSPYHLLLTGNLLKKLALNDFINYTGVTILHLGNNDISEIETGAFNGLQGLKRLHLNNNKIDILRDDTFTGLESLEYLQIDYNYISNIDPTSLSRLHHLTVLILNDNLLSLLPSNIFRNVPLTHLDLRGNRLKMFPYMGLLEHMGNVVELQLEENPWNCSCELIALKAWLESIAYTALVGEVICETPFRLHGRDLDEVSKQELCPRRPVSEYEMRPPPPLSTSGFFQTTPAAVTTSATSSGVFRSSSRPTKGTRPPNKTRTKPTSRIASNPYNYGPIIAFQTKAPVPLDCPVTCTCNLQISDLGLNVNCQERKIESISDLKPKPYNPKKLYLTGNYIPVVRRSDFVEATGLDLLHLGNNRIAVIHDRAFGDLTQLRRLYLNGNLIDRLTADMFFGLQSLQYLYLEYNKIKEIVGGSFRFLPNLQLLFLNNNLLKTLPGGVFSSLSLSRLNLRSNHFQNLPVSGVLDQLKSLVQIDLFENPWECSCEAVGMKIWLEQLNMGTVVNDVVCESPKRLTGQDLRHVLADQLCLDYSDNIVVSTVSSPSEEPLVSVTTMETSQSYHPPSSTVPLSVLILSLLLVFIMSVFVAAGLFVVVMKRRKKSQSDRTSTNNSDVSSFNLQYSLYSNRTVPKGKAPAGHVYEYIPQPLGHMCKNPIYRSREGNAVEDYRDFHELKGTYRSTADDERECSSMMRSPSYSVSTIEPRDNNPSPVQDAEHFFSGILEPGKSPAMTPGSTYEYKYTGPAPYTTYNANFDVRRQYLHPDRIRETMLYGTTPSTVYVEPNRNEYLELKAKLQVEPDYLEVLEKQTTFSQF